Proteins co-encoded in one Nicotiana sylvestris chromosome 7, ASM39365v2, whole genome shotgun sequence genomic window:
- the LOC138872633 gene encoding (+)-pulegone reductase-like, producing MPGITAWVGIEKIENAKAGSNVYISATVGGVGIIAGQLAKVKGCRVVGSVGSDDKVKLLKEECGYDDASNYRVEINYDAALTKFGQKEKGFGTY from the exons ATGCCTGGTATAACTGCGTGGGTGGGCATAGAAAAGATAGAAAATGCTAAAGCGGGATCGAATGTGTACATATCGGCTACAGTGGGAGGAGTTGGAATTATAGCTGGACAACTGGCCAAAGTAAAAGGGTGTCGAGTTGTTGGAAGTGTTGGTTCGGATGATAAG GTGAAGCTATTGAAAGAAGAATGTGGTTACGATGATGCTTCTAATTATCGTGTAGAGATAAATTATGATGCTGCATTAACCAA gTTTGGACAGAAAGAGAAGGGGTTCGGAACCTATTGA